DNA from Castellaniella sp. MT123:
ACCGGCAGTTCCTCGGCCACGTCCAGATCGCCTTTCTGCAGTTGCAGCCGCCGGGCAGAGGATTCGGGCACGATCTTGACCACGAATTTGTCCAGCACGGGTTTCTTGGAACCGGCGTAATGCGGGTTGCGTTCCAGTGTCAGCGCCTGACCCTTTTGCCAGGAAACCAGTTGGTAAGGGCCCGACCCGGCCGTGTGCCCGGACAGCCAGGCATCGGCGTCCGGGCGCTGCATGGCCTTGGGATTGACGATGGAAGCACCGTTGTTGGCCAGGGTATACAGGAAGGGGGCGAAGGGCTTCTTCAGAGTGAAACGCACCGTCCCGGCATCCACCGCATCGATTTTCATATCGGCGGGAAAGGCCTCGGATGGCCCTTGTTTCTTCGCCAGCAGTCTCTCGAAAGAGGCTTTCACGGCCTGAGCATCGACGGCTGTGCCGTCCGAGAACTGCTGGCCGGCATTCAGGGTGAAGGTCCAGACCAGATTGTCGGGAGACGCCGACCAGCTGGCAGCCAGATCGCCCTCGACCTCGGTGGAGCCCTTGCCGTCGATCTGCTTATAGCGCATCAGGCGCTGATACGCCGGATAGGTGGCCGTCCAGTCGTTGTTGTCGATCGTAACCGCCGGATCCAGCGTCTGAGGGTCGGCGGGCTTGCCAATGACCAGCGTATCGGCTGGCGTCGCTGCAATTACCCCACCCGTCAGGGCCATGGCCCCGATCCCCATCAAGCTAACCAGCACTGCCCGGCATATGCGGGTCTGAAACATGAATTGCATGGTATGCCCCCGTCCATCAGATGATTACGACTGGTCCATCGGATGGCCTAATGGGTGTGATACACCTGGACCATCTCATTGTCCGGCAGTAACGCATATTCCTGCGCGTTCGGCAATTCGTAATGCCACCATTCCGTGGGAATCGACCGGAAACCGGCCTGCAGCATGATGCCCAGCAGCAGCTGGCGGTTGCGCTGAATCTCGGACGGCAAGTCATCACGGTCATGATGGGACTGTTCGCGCATGTCGTCGAACCCCGTCCCCATGTCCAGCGGTTCTCCACTGATTTCCAGCAAGCCGACATCCACGGCCACCCCGCGCGTATGGTTGGACCCCTGTGAGGCATCGGCCACATAGCGCGGATCCGGCAAAGCTTTCCAGAACACAGCGTGGGCCGCCGCGGGTCGATAGGCGTCATAGACCACCAGCGCCAGCCCGGCCCGCCAGGCCGCCTGGGCGGCCCGACGCAGGCATGCCGCCGCTTCTGGGCGCAAGGCGCAGCGCGCGTCGGGCGCATAGATGGGACGCCCGATCAAATTGTCCGCCGTCGCGTACACCAGCGCGATCTGCAGGCCGTCATCTTGTGTCAGTTCAATCAGATCCGTCATGGCTTACTTACCCCGATCAGCGCCGCAGTTGCTCTATCCAGTGACAAGTCGATACATCATGACCGGCGGATTCAGGCCGGACTTCGGCGCCTGGCGTCAGGGCCGACGCAATTCCGCGCGCCAGGATCTTGCCATATTCCACGCCCCACTGGTCAAAAGGATCGATCCCCCAGATCAGCCCCTGCGTGAACACCCGATGCTCGTACAGCGCCAGCAGCGCGCCCAATGAATACGGCGACAGACGCGGCAGCGCGATCAGATGGTTGGGGCGCCCACCCGGATGCACTCGATGCGGCGCCAGCCAGTCGGCCTGTTCGGGTGTCATCCCCTCGGACAGGCATTCGGCCCGCGCCTGGGCCAGCGTCTTGCCGCGCATCAGGGCCTCGCGCTGGGCCAGGCAGTTGGCCAGCAACTGGCGATGATGCGCCGCCCAGTGGTGGTCCGCCTGACAGCACAGGATGAAATCCACCGGCGCGCCGTCGCTGCCCTGATGCATCCATTGAAAAAAAGTATGCTGGGCGTCGGTACCCGGCATGCCCCAGACAGCGGGTCCGGTGGGCACGCCCACCGGGCGACCGGCCTGATCGACCGATTTTCCCAGGGATTCCATGTCCAGTTGCTGGACATAGGGCACCAGATTGGCCAGGCGGGAATCATAGGGAGCGATGTTCAGCGAACCCTGCCCCAGGACGCTGCGATTGACGATGCCGGCCAGCGCCATGCGCACCGGCGCGTTGGCTGCCAGCGGCGCCTGCGCAAAATGGGTGTCCATGGCGGCGGCGCCCATGCGCAAGCCCGCCAATACGTCCGAACCCACCGACAAAGCGGTGGTGAGGCTGACCGCGGACCAGATCGAAAAGCGCCCGCCGACCCAATCCCAGATCTTGAAAATCTGGGTATCCGGAATCCCCCAGGCACGGGCGCGTTCCGGTTGGGCGGTGACCGCCACGAGATGGTCTGCGGGGTCCAGCCCGGCGGCGACCAGCCATTCCCGCGCCCGGGCGCCGTTTTCCAGGGTTTCCGAGGTGGTGAAGGATTTCGACACCAGCACCACCAGGGTGTCGCGCGGATCCAGGCCGGCCAGGCCGCCCTCGATGGCATGGCCGTCGATGTTGGCGACGAAGCGGACATCACGCCAGGTGCCGGCATAACCGAAGGCCGACACCGCCAGCCGCACGCCCCAGTCCGAGCCACCGATGCCGACATGCACGATATGGCGCCAGCGGCGTTCGGCGTCGGCGCGCCGCACCCAGGCGTCCATGCGCTCGCGCTCGGCCAGCACCTCGGCTGGCGCTGTCGGGGACCGCAACACGGTATGCCAAGCCGCCCGGTTTTCGGTGACGTTGACGGCCTCGCCGGCCAGGAGGCGGCGGCGCTGTTCCGTAAAACCCCGGGCCTGCAGCAGCGCCTCGCCCGCGGCCAGCAGCGCGGGCGAATGGCGCTGACCGCTGGCATCCAGCATCAGGCCGGGTGCTTCGATCAGATCCAGGCCATCGGTGCGCGACGCGCAGGTCTGCGCCGCCACGACGAAGCGCTTCCATTCGGGCAAGTCGGTCAGCGGGGCGATCAAGTCATCCCCCGCGGTGGGCATGAGGTCTTGGGACATGGCGAAAGTATAAAGTGAAGCCCGCCGTTCACGGGTCGGTCACATGCCCTCTCATGCACCTGAAAAACCACGCGCCCTCTGGAAAGGGCGCGCGGCAGCCGGTTGGCCGGGCATCGTCGAACCGGCTCCGGCGGGAATGACGAACGATCAGCAGCGCTCGTAGATCCCCGCCGCACCCATGCCGGTACCCACGCACATGGTCACCATGCCGTACTGCAGGTTGTGGCGGCGCAGGGCGTGGATGGTCGTGGCGGATCGGATGGCGCCCGTGGCACCCAGCGGGTGACCCAGAGCGATGGCGCCACCCATCGGATTGACCACGTCCTCGTTCAGCCCCAGATCGCGGATGACGGCCAGGGACTGCGCGGCAAAGGCTTCGTTCAGTTCGATCCAGCCCATCTGGGCCAGCGTCAGGCCGGCTTTCTTCAACGCGGCCGGAATGGCTTCCTTGGGGCCGATCCCCATGATGTCGGGCGGCACACCACGCACGGCAAAGGACACGAAACGCGCCAGCGGCGTCAGATTGTGTTCCTTCAGTGCGCGTTCCGACACCACCAGCAGCGCGCCGGCGCCGTCCGAGGTCTGCGAACTGTTGCCCGCCGTGACGCTGCCTTTGGCGGCAAACACCGGACGCAAGCGCGCCAATGCTTCCAGGCTGGTGTCGGCACGCGGACCTTCGTCCAGGGTCACGGTATGGCGGGTTTCACGGACTTCCCCCGCGGCCAGATCCGGGATCCGACGCACGATTTCCACCGGCAGCATCTCGTCGGTGAATTCCCCGGACTGCTGCGCCGCCAAGGCACGCTGGTGCGATCGCAGGGCAAAGGCATCCTGATCCGCGCGGGAAACATCCCAGCGCTCGGCGACCTGTTCGGCGGTCGCGCCCATGCCATAGGCGATCCCGATGTTGTCGTCGTTCAGGTAGACGTCCGGGCTGAACGAGGTATTGATCCCCATGGTGGGTACGAGACTCATGGATTCGGTGCCGCAGGCCAGCATGACGTCGGCCTCGCCCACACGGATGCGGTCGGCCGCCATGGCGACAGCCGTCAGGCCGGACGCGCAGAAGCGGTTGACCGTGACGCCGGCCACCGACGATGGCAGATCGGCCAGCAAGGCGCCGATGCGCGCCACGTTCAGCCCCTGGGGGCCTTCTGGAATGGCGCAGCCGACGATGGCGTCCTCGATGGCGGCTGGATCCAGGTTTGGCGCCTGGGCCAGCACGCCCCGGATAACCTTGGCCAGCAGATCATCGGGACGGGTGTGGGAATACATGCCGCGCGGGGCCTTGCCGATGGGCGTGCGCGTCGCGGCAACGATATAGGCTTGTTGAAGGGCTGTCATCGAAGGTCTCCTTAGTTGCGGACGGGCTTGCCGGTTTGCAGGAGGCCGGCAATGCGCTCCTGGGTCTTGGGATTGGCGAGCAGGCCCAGGAAGGCCTGGCGTTCCAGCCTCAGCATCCAGGCCTCGTCCACCAGGCTGCCCGGATCGACGTCGCCGCCGCAGATGACGGTCGCAACTTCCAGACCGATGTGAAAGTCGTAATCGCTGATGTAGCCGCCCACCTGCATGTTCACCAGTTGGGCACGCAGAGTGGCGATGGCGTCGCGCCCAGCCACCGGGAATCGCGCGGGCAGTGGCGGGCGATAGCCCTGCCCGGCCAGATTGGCCGCCTCGCGCACGGCGACGGACAACAGCTCGTGGCGATTCATGACGATCGGATCGGAATCCCGCAGATAGCCGATCTCGCGCGCGTCCAGCGCGGACTTCGACACGCGGGCAGTCGCCACCGCCTGCACGAAATTCTTCACGTAGGCCAGCAGCGGCGCATCGGGTGCCGATTGCGCCTGGATCTCGGCCGCGCGACGGGCGCTGTAGGTCATGCCGCCGGCGCCCGGTACCAGACCGATCCCGACTTCGACCAGCCCGATGTAGGTTTCAAAATGGGCCACGCGACGGGCGCAGTGCACGGACAGCTCGCAGCCCCCGCCCAGAGCCAGACCGGCCACGGCCGCCACCACGGGGACCTGGGCATAGCGCAGGCGCAGAACCATGTCCTGCATTTCCTTCTGGATGGGCTCGACCGCCTTGACGCCGCCCGTCATGAACGCGGGCAGCATGGCCTTCAGGTCGGCACCGGCCGAAAACGGGTCTTCCAGCTGGCCGATCACCATGGCCTTGTAGTTCTGCTCGGCCAGATCGACGGCATGGACCACGCCGCGCACCACATCGGGGCTGAGCGTATGCATCTTGGTCTTGAAGGACGTGATGAGCACGTCCTGCGGGTGCGGCGCGGGCAGCGTCCAGCACAGCACGGCATCGTTCTCGTAGACGACGGTGGGCACGATGGCCGGACCCTCGCCCACCAGGCGCGGGGCGCCGATCTGGCGCTGGTAAACCGCCAGCGTGCTGCGCGGTACATAGGCATTGCGCGCGGGGCTGAAGGACCCTTCCGGCGTATGCACGGCTTGCTTGTCCCACACCGGGCCGCTGGTCGCCCAGGCCGGCAGCGGGGCGGACGACAAGGTCTTGCCGGCTGCAATATCCTCGTTGATCCAGGTGGCAACCTGCCGCCAGCCGGCGGCCTGCCAGATCTCGAAGGGGCCGAAACTGTGGCCGAAGCCCCACTTCATGGCCTGATCCAGCTCGCGCGCGCTGTCGGCGATGTCGCCCAGGTGCACGGCGCTGTAGTGGAAGGTATCGCGCAGCACGGCCCAGACGAATTGCGCCTGCGGATGATCGGAATCATGCAGGGCCCGCAGGCGGGTGGCGGGGTCGCGTTCCTTCAGGATTTCCTTGACCTCGTCATCGGCCTTCTCGCTGGACGGCACGTATTGGCCCGCGGCGGGGTCCAGGCGCAGGATCTGCTTGCCTTCCTTCTTGAAGAAGCCGGCCTTGGCCTTCTGGCCCAGCGCGCCCTTTTCGATCAGACCCGCCAGCACGGGCGGGATCGCAAAATACGCATGGAAAGGATCGTTGGGCAACTGCTCCTTCATCGTGTCGATGACGTGCGCCAGGGTGTCCAGGCCTACGACGTCGGCCGTGCGGTAGGTGCCGGATTTGGCGCGGCCCAACCGGGTGCCGGTCAGGTCATCGACCAGTTCGTAGGGCAGATCGAAGGCTTGCGTGTGATGGAACACCGACAGGATGCCGAACACGCCGATCCGGTTGCCGATGAAATTGGGTGTGTCCTTGGCGCGCACGACGCCCTTGCCCAGCTGCGACACCAGGAAGGTTTCCAGATGATCCAGCAAGGCTGGCTCGGTGGCGGACGTGGGAATCAGTTCCACCAACGGCATGTAGCGCGGCGGATTGAAGAAGTGCACGCCGCAGAAACGGTGGCGCAGGGTCTCGGGCAGAGCTTCGGACAGGGACGTGATGGAAAGGCCCGACGTGTTGCTGGCCACGATGGCGTGGGGGTTCAGCGCCGGGGCCAGCTTGTGATACAGGTCGCGCTTCCAGTCCAGGCGTTCGGCAATGGCCTCGATGACCACGTCGCAATCGGCCAGCAGAGCCAGGTCTTCATCGTAATTGGCCGGGGTGATCAGGTCGGCCAGCTTGTCCACGCCCAGCGGCGCGGGGTTCAGTTTCTTCAGCTGGGCGATGGCGCGCTGCACGATGGCGTTCTTGCCGCCCTGGCCATCGTCTTTGGCCAGATCGAACAGCACCACCGGCACGCCGGCATTGACGCAATGGGCGGCGATCTGAGCCCCCATGACCCCGGCGCCGCACACCGCCACTCGGCGGATGAACAGGGGGGCGGACTGACTGGTTTGCATGATAGGTTGTCCTCTCGCAATGATGGAAGATCCCGACTGGGCGGCTCTGTAGCGTGTTTCTTGTCCCGCAGCCGATCGTTCGATTGTCGCTGATTTACGCGGAAAATTCAAACGATCGTTTGAATTTATGGATGTGCATCGCATCCGTATAATTAGGGACACACCCCACCGTCCAGACGGCCCGTCCCTTCATCCACATTATGGCCCGCCTTCCCCGTCTTTACGCACCGCGCGTCCCACAACTGGTGCAGGCGCAGTTCGCCTACCCGCTGGCACGACCGGATGCCCCGGTGCCAGGACCCGCGCTGGACCGGATCCACGCCTGGCTCGGCGAGGAAACCCGCGGCCTCGCGGACGGGCGGACGGAATCGGCACGCCCCGACGGCGACCCGAATCCGTCCGGCGACAAACCGGCCACCGCGATCCACGCCTGGGCCATACTGCCGGACGGGATCACATTGCTGGCCACGCCGGGCGATGCCCAGTCATTGCCGTACCTGATGCAAGGCCTGGGCCGACGCATGGGTTCCGGACTGATGCGCACCCGCGTCTACACGAGCCGCTATCACAATGCCCTGCTGGAACCCGGACGCTGGGTACTGCCCGCCATGGTCTGGGTGGAATCCCTGGCGGTGATGGCCGGCTACGTGACCAGCGCCACACAATGGCCATGGTCCTCGGCCGCCGAACACGCCGGCCTGGCGGCGATCAGCCGGCCGCCATCCGGAGACCGGAACGCCGACGCCACGATGCCGCTGACCGACCACCCCGATTACTGGCGCGAAGGCGACACCCCGTTTTCCCGCCAGGCCGCGTGGCGCAAGCGGCTGGCCGATGGTCTGGCCGAACCCCAGCGGCGGCAGATCGAAGCCGCCCTGCATGGTCAGTGGGCACTGGGGGAAAAGATCTTTCTGACGCACCTGGGGCGGCTGGCGTCCCGGCGCGTCAGCCCGGCGCCACGCGGCCGCCCCCGAAAACCCGTATGACCGGACCCGCCCAACCCTAGCGCACTGCATCTTCATGCCCTCTTCGCCCATCCCGCCAACCGGCCCCCTGCCGCACTATCAGCGCTTGCTGCGCCGCCGCTGGCTGCTGACGGCGCTTCTGGCAGTCATCATCCTGATATCGATTCTGGCGGACTTCATGCTGGGGCCGTCGGGGCTGGGCTGGGCCGATCTGAGCCAGGCCCTGTTTCACCCGTCCCAGGCCGTTCCGACGACGCGGGTGATCGTCTGGGACATCCGCCTGCCCTATGCGCTGATGGCGGTCGCCGTCGGTCTGGCCCTGGGCCTGGCGGGCGCGGAGATGCAGACCATCCTGAACAACCCGCTGGCCAGTCCGTTCACGCTGGGGCTTTCGTCGGCGGCCGCCTTCGGCGCATCGCTGGCGATCGTGCTGGGCCTGTCGCTGCCAGGCGTGCCGCAGTCGTGGATGGTGGCGGCCAATGCCTTCGTGTTCGCCCTGCTGTCGGCGCTGATGCTGGATCTGGTTGCCCGCTGGGGCGCCATGAGCACCTCGGGGCTGATCCTGTTTGGTATCGCCCTGGTGTTCTCTTTCAATGCCGCCGTCTCGCTGGTGCAGTTCGTGGCCAGCGCCGAAGCCCTGCAGGGCCTGGTGTTCTGGACCATGGGCAGCCTGGCGCGCTCGTCGTGGCCAAAGCTGGGTATCCTGCTGCTGACGATCCTGATCCTGCTGCCGCTGTCGCTGCGCGACACCTGGAAACTGACCGCCCTGCGCCTGGGCGAGGACCGCGCCGCCAGCTTCGGCATCGACGTGCCGCGCCTGCGGCTGACCGCGCTGGTGCGTATCAGCATCCTGGCGGCGCTGGCGGTGTCCTTCGTCGGCACGATCGGCTTTATCGGCTTGATCGCCCCGCACATCGCCCGGCGCCTGTTTGGCGAGGACCACCGCTTCTACCTGCCGGGCAGCGCCCTGGTGGGCGGCACGATCCTGTCGCTGGCCTCGATAACCTCGAAAAACATCGTGCCCGGAATCATCGTGCCGGTGGGGATCGTGACCTCTCTGGTCGGCGTCCCCTTCTTCCTGGCGGTCGTGCTGCGCCGTCAGGTGAAATGAGGACGACTTCGTCATGCTTCGGATCCAGGACCTGTCAGTCGCCTACGGCCATCACACCGTCATCCGGGACCTGTCGGTGGGGCCCCTACGGCCTGGCCACGTGGTCTCGCTGCTGGGGCCCAACGGCAGCGGCAAATCGACGCTGCTCAAAGCCGTGGCGGGACTGCTCAAGACCGTACGGGGCCAGGTGCTGCTGGACGGCCAGGATCTGACGCGCCTGTCGTTCGAGCGACGGGCGCAAAGCGTGGTCTACCTGCCGCAATCGCTGCCGGCAGCCGTGCATCTACGGGTGTTCGAATCGGTCCTGGTGGCTGCCCGCGCGTCGGATCTGGATCCACGAGCCCAGGCGGCCAGCCCGCAGCGCATTCTCGACGTGCTGACTAGGCTGGGTATCGAGCATCTGGCCATGCACTATCTGGATCAGCTCTCAGGCGGACAAAAGCAGCTGGTGGGCCTGGCGCAGGCGCTGATCCGCACGCCACGCCTGCTGCTGCTCGACGAGCCCTTATCCGCCCTGGACCTGAACTATCAGTGTCATGTGATGAACCTGCTGCGCCAGGAAACCCAGGAGCACGACCTGATCACCCTGATCGTGCTGCACGACCTGAATGTCGCCCTGCAGCGCAGCGACGACGCGCTGCTGATCCAGGCTGGCAAACTGGTCGGCCATGGCACCCCCGACCAGGTGATCACGGCCAAATCCCTGGCGCAGGTCTACCAGGTAGACGCCCGGGTCGAGACTTGCTCTCGCGGGCTTGCCCATGTGCTGATCGATGGCCTGTGCGCGCCACCGGCGCCTCATCAGACAGCGCGCGACAACATCCGATAAATATTTTTTGATTGTGCCATTCGGGTTTCCCCGCATCCATCAAAACCTCGAATCAATATTTAATTCATATTTTTCATTTGAATAAATATGTCCCCAATTAACTTAATAAGCATATTCAATCCTTATAAATAGGGACGCATCATGAAAAAACCTATTGTCGACAAGACCATGGCGGCGTAATTTTCTGATTCCACCTTCGCGGTGGGGCTTCCTGTTCCGGACGCCACATTCCACCGAGCACAGACGCCGGCCCCCGTTTCACCCTTTCGAGTCTCGCCATGACCCAACCCGCCTCCTGTCCCCCCGGCCTGCCGGCCGCCCAGGGTCTGTACCACCCCGAATACGAACATGACGCCTGCGGCGTGGGTTTCGTCGCCCACATCGAGGGCAACAAAAGCCATACCATCATTCAGCAGGCGCTGAGGATCCTGGAAAACCTGGATCACCGGGGCGCAGTCGGCGCGGACGAACTGATGGGCGACGGCGCGGGCATCCTGCTCCAGATCCCGGACCAGCTCTACCGCGAGGAAATGGCCGCGCAGGGCGTAACCCTGCCGCCCCCCGACGACTACGGGGTGGCGATGGTCTTCCTGCCGAAGGAAACCGCATCCCGCCTGGCCTGCGAACGCGAACTGGAACGCGCCGTGCGCGACGAGGGCCAGGTGGTGCTGGGCTGGCGCGACGTGCCCATCGATCACGACATGAAGATGTCGCCCACCGTGCGTGCCTGCGAACCGGTCATCCGCCAGCTGTTCATCGGCCGCGGCCCGGACATCATGGTGCCCGACGCGCTGGAGCGCAAACTCTACGTCATCCGCAAGACCGCCAGCCACGCCATCCAGCGCATGCAGCTGGCGCACGGCCAGGAATATTTCGTGCCGTCGATTTCGGTGCGCACGGTGGTCTACAAAGGCTTGCTGCTGGCCAACCAGGTCGGCGTCTACTACCGCGACCTGGCCGACACGCGTGCCATTTCGGCGCTGGCCCTGGTCCATCAGCGTTTTTCCACCAACACCTTCCCCGCCTGGCCGCTGGCGCACCCCTACCGCATGATCGCGCACAATGGCGAGATCAACACGGTCAAGGGCAACTTCAACTGGCTGCGCGCCCGCGAAGGGGTCATGACCTCGGCGGTACTGGGCGAGGATCTGGGCAAACTCTACCCGATCGTCTACGAAGGCCAGTCGGATACGGCCACCTTCGACAACTGCCTGGAACTGCTGGTCATGTCTGGCTATTCCCTGGCCCATGCCATGATGATCATGATTCCCGAGGCCTGGGAACAGCACGCCGACATGGACGAGTCGCGGCGCGCCTTCTACGAATACCATGCGGCCATGATGGAGCCGTGGGACGGCCCGGCGGCGGTGGCCTTCACCGATGGGCGCCAGATCGGCGCCACGCTGGACCGCAACGGCCTGCGCCCGGCGCGCTACCTGATCACCGACGACAAGATGGTGATCCTGGCATCCGAAGCCGGCACACTGCAGATCCCCGAGCACCGCATCGTCAAGAAATGGCGCCTGCAGCCGGGCAAGATGCTGCTCATCGACCTGCAGCAGGGCCGCATCATCGACGACGAAGAGATCAAGTCGCAACTGGCCAATGCGCACCCCTATCCGCAGTGGATCCAGCGTCTGCGCATGAAGCTCGACGACCTGCCCGCCCTGAAGTCCGACGACCTGCCCGAAGCCACCGCCAGCCTGCTGGACCGCCAGCAGGCCTTCGGCTGGACGCAGGAAGACTTCAAGTTCATCCTGGAACCCATGGCCACGAGCGGCCAGGAGGCCATCGGATCGATGGGCAACGACGCGCCGCTGACGGTGCTGTCGGACCGCCCCAAGCCCTTCTACAACTATTTCCGCCAGATGTTCGCGCAGGTGACCAACCCGCCGATCGACCCGATCCGCGAGCAGCTGGTCATGTCGCTGGTGTCCTTCATCGGACCCAAGCCCAATCTGCTGGACATCAACAACGTCAACCCGCCGCTGCGCCTGGAAATCAGCCAGCCGGTGCTGGACCAGGCCGCCATGGCGCAATTGCGCCACATCAGCCAGCAGACCAGCGACAAGTTCCGCTGCTGCGAGCTGGACATCACCTATCCGGTCGCCTGGGGCCGTGAAGGCATCGAGGCATGCCTGGCATCGCTGTGCGCCAGCGCCGCGGACGCCGTGCGCAGTGGCGACAACATCCTGCTGCTGAGCGACCGCAAGGTGGATGCCGATCACGTTGCGATCCCCGCCCTGCTGGCCACGTCGGCCATCCACCAGCACCTGATCCGCGCCGGCCTGCGCACCAAGACCGGCCTGATCGTGGAAACGGGTTCCGCACGCGAGACCCACCATTTCGCCCTGTTGGGCGGCTATGGCGCCGAAGCCGTGCACCCCTGGCTGGCGCTGGAATCACTGACGGCGCTGGAATCCAGCATTCCCCACGCCACGGAAAACTACATCAAGGCGATCGGCAAGGGCCTGAAGAAGGTCATGTCCAAGATGGGCATCTCGACCTACATGTCCTACACCGGGGCCCAGATTTTCGAAGCCGTCGGCCTGCACAACAGCCTGGTGAAAAAGTACTTCACCGGCACCCCCAGCAACATCGAAGGCATCGACATTTTCCAGGTGGCCGAAGAGGCCCTGCGCACGCATCAGGCGGCGTTCGGCAACAGCCCCGTCCTGGCCGACCGGCTCGACGAAGGCGGCGACTATGCCTTCCGGATTCGCGGCGAAGAGCACCTGTGGACGCCGGACTCGATCGCCAAGCTGCAGCACGCCACCCGCGCCAACAACTATTCCACCTTCAAGGAATACGCTCAGCTGATCAACGATCAGTCCAAGCGCCACATGACCCTGCGCGGCCTGTTCGAATTCCGCGTGGACCCGGCGCAGGCCATTCCACTGTCCGAGGTCGAGCCCGCCAAGGAAATCGTCAAGCGCTTCGCCTCTGGCGCCATGTCGCTGGGTTCGATCTCCACCGAAGCGCACGCAACCCTGGCGGTCGCGATGAACCGCATCGGCGGCAAGTCCAACACCGGCGAGGGCGGCGAGGACGCGCTGCGCTATCGGAGCGAGATGCGCGCCGGCAAGCCGACCGTGCGCAAGGGCGACACAATCGCCTCGGTCCTGGGCAAGGACCGTGTCGTGGCCGACATTCCGTTGGCCGCCGGCGATTCGCTGCGCTCGCGCATCAAGCAGGTCGCATCCGGGCGCTTCGGCGTCACGGCGGAATACCTGTGCAGCGCCGACCAGATCCAGATCAAGATGGCCCAGGGCGCCAAGCCGGGCGAAGGCGGCCAGCTGCCGGGGCACAAGGTCACCGACTACATCGCGCAACTGCGCTATTCGGTGCCGGGCGTGGGCCTGATCTCGCCCCCGCCGCACCACGACATCTACTCCATCGAGGACCTGGCGCAGCTGATCCACGACCTGAAGAACGTCAACGAGCAGGCCTCGATCTCGGTCAAGCTGGTGGCCGAGGTCGGCGTGGGCACGGTGGCCACCGGCGTGGCCAAGGCCAAGGCCGACCACGTGGTCATCGCCGGCCACGACGGCGGCACAGGGGCCTCTCCCGTGTCGTCGATCAAACACGCCGGGATCCCCTGGGAACTGGGCCTGTCCGAAACGCAGCAGACCTTGGTCCTGAACCGCCTGCGCAGCCGCATCCGCGTGCAGGCCGACGGCCAGATGAAGACCGGCCGCGATGTGGCGATCGCCGCCATGCTGGGCGCCGACGAATTCGGCTTTGCCACCGCGCCCCTGATCGTGGAAGGCTGCGTCATGATGCGCAAATGCCATCTGAACACCTGTCCGACCGGCGTCGCCACCCAGGATCCGGTGCTGCGCAAGAAATTCAACGGCAAGCCCGAATACGTCGTGAACTACTTCTTCTTCGTCGCCGAGGAAGTCCGCGAAATCATGGCGCAGTTGGGTATCCGGCGCGTCGACGACCTGATCGGCCGCGTCGATCTGCTGGACATGCGCAAAGGGATCAATCACTGGAAGGCCCATGGCCTGGATTTCAGCCGTATCTTCCATCAAGTCCAGACCACCGATTCGGTACACAACACCGACAGCCAGGACCATGGCCTGGCCCACGCGCTGG
Protein-coding regions in this window:
- a CDS encoding iron ABC transporter permease; amino-acid sequence: MPSSPIPPTGPLPHYQRLLRRRWLLTALLAVIILISILADFMLGPSGLGWADLSQALFHPSQAVPTTRVIVWDIRLPYALMAVAVGLALGLAGAEMQTILNNPLASPFTLGLSSAAAFGASLAIVLGLSLPGVPQSWMVAANAFVFALLSALMLDLVARWGAMSTSGLILFGIALVFSFNAAVSLVQFVASAEALQGLVFWTMGSLARSSWPKLGILLLTILILLPLSLRDTWKLTALRLGEDRAASFGIDVPRLRLTALVRISILAALAVSFVGTIGFIGLIAPHIARRLFGEDHRFYLPGSALVGGTILSLASITSKNIVPGIIVPVGIVTSLVGVPFFLAVVLRRQVK
- a CDS encoding ABC transporter ATP-binding protein, whose protein sequence is MLRIQDLSVAYGHHTVIRDLSVGPLRPGHVVSLLGPNGSGKSTLLKAVAGLLKTVRGQVLLDGQDLTRLSFERRAQSVVYLPQSLPAAVHLRVFESVLVAARASDLDPRAQAASPQRILDVLTRLGIEHLAMHYLDQLSGGQKQLVGLAQALIRTPRLLLLDEPLSALDLNYQCHVMNLLRQETQEHDLITLIVLHDLNVALQRSDDALLIQAGKLVGHGTPDQVITAKSLAQVYQVDARVETCSRGLAHVLIDGLCAPPAPHQTARDNIR
- a CDS encoding glutamate synthase-related protein, producing MTQPASCPPGLPAAQGLYHPEYEHDACGVGFVAHIEGNKSHTIIQQALRILENLDHRGAVGADELMGDGAGILLQIPDQLYREEMAAQGVTLPPPDDYGVAMVFLPKETASRLACERELERAVRDEGQVVLGWRDVPIDHDMKMSPTVRACEPVIRQLFIGRGPDIMVPDALERKLYVIRKTASHAIQRMQLAHGQEYFVPSISVRTVVYKGLLLANQVGVYYRDLADTRAISALALVHQRFSTNTFPAWPLAHPYRMIAHNGEINTVKGNFNWLRAREGVMTSAVLGEDLGKLYPIVYEGQSDTATFDNCLELLVMSGYSLAHAMMIMIPEAWEQHADMDESRRAFYEYHAAMMEPWDGPAAVAFTDGRQIGATLDRNGLRPARYLITDDKMVILASEAGTLQIPEHRIVKKWRLQPGKMLLIDLQQGRIIDDEEIKSQLANAHPYPQWIQRLRMKLDDLPALKSDDLPEATASLLDRQQAFGWTQEDFKFILEPMATSGQEAIGSMGNDAPLTVLSDRPKPFYNYFRQMFAQVTNPPIDPIREQLVMSLVSFIGPKPNLLDINNVNPPLRLEISQPVLDQAAMAQLRHISQQTSDKFRCCELDITYPVAWGREGIEACLASLCASAADAVRSGDNILLLSDRKVDADHVAIPALLATSAIHQHLIRAGLRTKTGLIVETGSARETHHFALLGGYGAEAVHPWLALESLTALESSIPHATENYIKAIGKGLKKVMSKMGISTYMSYTGAQIFEAVGLHNSLVKKYFTGTPSNIEGIDIFQVAEEALRTHQAAFGNSPVLADRLDEGGDYAFRIRGEEHLWTPDSIAKLQHATRANNYSTFKEYAQLINDQSKRHMTLRGLFEFRVDPAQAIPLSEVEPAKEIVKRFASGAMSLGSISTEAHATLAVAMNRIGGKSNTGEGGEDALRYRSEMRAGKPTVRKGDTIASVLGKDRVVADIPLAAGDSLRSRIKQVASGRFGVTAEYLCSADQIQIKMAQGAKPGEGGQLPGHKVTDYIAQLRYSVPGVGLISPPPHHDIYSIEDLAQLIHDLKNVNEQASISVKLVAEVGVGTVATGVAKAKADHVVIAGHDGGTGASPVSSIKHAGIPWELGLSETQQTLVLNRLRSRIRVQADGQMKTGRDVAIAAMLGADEFGFATAPLIVEGCVMMRKCHLNTCPTGVATQDPVLRKKFNGKPEYVVNYFFFVAEEVREIMAQLGIRRVDDLIGRVDLLDMRKGINHWKAHGLDFSRIFHQVQTTDSVHNTDSQDHGLAHALDHQLIDRSKAALERGEKVSFITPVRNRNRTIGAMLSGEVARRYGHEGLPEDTIHIQCNGAAGQSFGAFLAHGITLDLVGEANDYVGKGLSGGRLIVRSPNDFRGFGPDHIIAGNTVLYGATGGEAYFNGVAGERFAVRNSGAVAVVEGTGDHGCEYMTGGTVVVLGETGRNFAAGMSGGVAYVWDPEHILVRRCNPDMVHLDPMSAHDAQQQAGDKQFWHHQTRDSERETDETIVRRLVENHFRHTGSFRAREILDDWNQARSAFVKVTPIEYRRALGELWQAAQTRDLAA